A single genomic interval of Solimonas sp. K1W22B-7 harbors:
- a CDS encoding SanA/YdcF family protein — translation MKPSTRRRVRRWLLISAWTVVLVVLLGNRWVINSSDAYITDKWALLPDNDVGLVLGTSPYLASGKASPAFQGRIDAAAELYRVGKVKHLIVSGANPDETYNEPRAMRKALMLAGVPEEAVTLDFAGFRTFDSVVRAKQVFKLERFTIVTQKYHTYRAVFIARKFGVPAYAFIAPANADGRPGNRHPVREVFARVAAILDIFVLNTRPKFLGAPEEVPVPLAPEAEGA, via the coding sequence TTGAAACCTTCCACCCGACGCCGCGTCCGCCGCTGGTTGCTGATCAGCGCCTGGACCGTCGTACTCGTCGTGCTGCTGGGCAACCGCTGGGTCATCAACAGCAGCGATGCCTACATCACCGACAAGTGGGCGCTGCTGCCGGACAACGATGTGGGGCTGGTGCTCGGCACCAGCCCCTACCTCGCCAGCGGCAAGGCCAGCCCCGCCTTCCAGGGCCGCATCGACGCGGCCGCGGAGCTGTATCGCGTCGGCAAGGTCAAGCATCTGATCGTCAGCGGCGCCAACCCGGACGAGACCTACAACGAGCCGCGCGCCATGCGCAAGGCGCTGATGCTGGCCGGCGTGCCGGAAGAAGCCGTCACGCTGGATTTCGCCGGCTTCCGCACCTTCGACTCGGTGGTGCGCGCCAAGCAGGTGTTCAAGCTGGAACGCTTCACCATCGTCACGCAGAAATACCACACCTACCGCGCCGTGTTCATCGCCCGCAAGTTCGGCGTGCCGGCCTACGCCTTCATCGCCCCGGCCAACGCCGACGGCCGCCCCGGCAACCGCCACCCCGTGCGCGAAGTCTTCGCCCGCGTCGCCGCGATCCTGGACATCTTCGTGCTGAACACCCGTCCCAAGTTCCTCGGTGCGCCGGAGGAAGTGCCGGTGCCGCTGGCGCCGGAGGCGGAGGGGGCTTGA
- a CDS encoding UDP-2,3-diacylglucosamine diphosphatase, whose product MKKDDDSTEQKTHYRTIWISDVHLGTAGCKADHLTDFLKAHTCDTLYLVGDIIDGWKLTGGWFWPQEHTNVVRKILTKAKRDTQVVYITGNHDEFLRKFVDYRLEVGNIRLLNEAIHITADGRRLLVTHGDFFDVITRYHKWIAMAGDALYENTMRFNYWFNRGRSLLGMRYWSLSAFAKQHVKTAVSVVSTFEDSLAHECRRRKLDGVVCGHIHHAEARKIEGVDYYNCGDWVESCTALAEDQNGNISILRWVQLDHLNQASPKVTPLRKPVPAAA is encoded by the coding sequence ATGAAGAAGGATGACGACAGCACTGAGCAGAAGACCCACTACCGCACGATCTGGATTTCCGACGTGCACCTGGGGACGGCCGGCTGCAAGGCCGACCACCTGACGGACTTCCTCAAGGCCCATACCTGCGACACGCTCTACCTGGTCGGCGACATCATCGACGGCTGGAAGCTCACCGGCGGCTGGTTCTGGCCGCAGGAACACACCAACGTGGTCCGCAAGATCCTGACCAAGGCCAAGCGCGACACGCAGGTGGTCTACATCACCGGCAATCACGACGAGTTCCTGCGCAAGTTCGTCGACTACCGCCTGGAAGTCGGCAACATCCGCCTGCTCAACGAGGCGATCCACATCACCGCCGACGGCCGCCGCCTGCTGGTGACCCATGGCGATTTCTTCGACGTGATCACGCGCTACCACAAGTGGATCGCGATGGCCGGCGACGCGCTGTACGAAAACACCATGCGCTTCAACTACTGGTTCAATCGCGGCCGTTCTCTGCTGGGCATGCGCTACTGGTCGCTGTCGGCCTTCGCCAAGCAGCACGTCAAGACCGCGGTCAGCGTGGTGTCCACCTTCGAGGACTCGCTGGCCCACGAATGCCGCCGCCGCAAGCTCGACGGCGTGGTCTGCGGCCACATCCACCATGCCGAGGCCCGCAAGATCGAGGGCGTGGACTACTACAACTGCGGCGACTGGGTGGAAAGCTGCACCGCCCTGGCCGAAGACCAGAACGGCAACATCAGCATCCTGCGCTGGGTACAGCTGGATCACCTGAACCAGGCTTCGCCCAAGGTCACGCCGCTGCGCAAGCCGGTACCGGCCGCCGCCTGA
- a CDS encoding vWA domain-containing protein, with protein MLFSFFFALRAAGLKSSLSEFLTLLEALSKNVAIFSLDDFYFLARTTLVKDESQFDRFDRAFAAYFKGIEALTGELFASVPEEWLRLQAQKLLSDEEKAKIQAMGGLDKLMEVLKQRLEEQKERHEGGNKWIGTGGTSPFGNGGFNPEGVRIGGQGGGKTAVKVWEKREFRNLDDTLELGTRNIKVALRRLRRFAREGSPDVLDLDDTIRSTARNAGYLDIKMIPERHNAVKVLLFLDVGGSMDPHVRVCEELFSAAKTEFKHLEYFYFHNFIYETVWKDNNRRNGERLSVYDVLHKYTPDYKVIFVGDATMSPYEIVQPGGSVEHWNEEAGALWFKRVMDVFPHLIWLNPENPQYWEHTQSVQITQELLGRERMFPMTLSGLEQGMKKLAHKH; from the coding sequence ATGTTGTTCTCGTTCTTCTTCGCCCTGCGCGCCGCCGGGCTCAAGTCCAGCCTCAGCGAGTTCCTGACGCTGCTGGAAGCCCTGTCCAAGAACGTCGCGATCTTCTCGCTCGACGACTTCTACTTCCTGGCCCGCACCACGCTGGTCAAGGATGAAAGCCAGTTCGACCGCTTCGACCGGGCGTTTGCCGCCTATTTCAAGGGCATCGAGGCGCTGACCGGCGAGCTGTTCGCCAGCGTGCCCGAGGAGTGGCTGCGCCTGCAGGCGCAGAAGCTGCTCAGCGACGAGGAAAAGGCCAAGATCCAGGCCATGGGCGGCCTGGACAAGCTCATGGAAGTGCTCAAGCAGCGCCTCGAGGAGCAGAAGGAGCGCCACGAGGGCGGCAACAAGTGGATCGGCACCGGCGGCACCTCGCCCTTCGGCAACGGCGGCTTCAACCCCGAGGGCGTGCGCATCGGCGGCCAGGGCGGCGGCAAGACCGCGGTCAAGGTCTGGGAGAAGCGCGAGTTCCGCAACCTCGACGACACCCTGGAACTGGGCACGCGCAACATCAAGGTGGCGCTGCGGCGCCTGCGCCGCTTCGCCCGCGAGGGCTCGCCCGACGTGCTGGACCTGGACGACACCATCCGCTCCACCGCGCGCAACGCCGGCTACCTCGACATCAAGATGATCCCCGAGCGCCACAACGCGGTGAAGGTATTGCTGTTCCTCGACGTGGGCGGCTCCATGGACCCGCACGTGCGCGTCTGCGAGGAGCTGTTCTCGGCCGCCAAGACCGAGTTCAAGCACCTGGAATACTTCTACTTCCACAACTTCATCTACGAAACCGTGTGGAAGGACAACAACCGCCGCAACGGCGAGCGGCTGTCGGTCTACGACGTCCTTCACAAGTACACGCCGGACTACAAGGTGATCTTCGTCGGCGACGCCACCATGAGCCCCTATGAGATCGTCCAGCCCGGCGGCAGCGTCGAGCACTGGAACGAGGAGGCCGGCGCGCTGTGGTTCAAGCGCGTGATGGATGTCTTCCCGCACCTGATCTGGCTCAACCCGGAAAATCCGCAATACTGGGAACACACCCAGTCGGTGCAGATCACCCAGGAACTGCTTGGCCGTGAGCGCATGTTCCCCATGACCCTGTCCGGCCTGGAACAGGGCATGAAGAAGCTGGCCCACAAACACTGA
- a CDS encoding GMC family oxidoreductase: MAIDDIYTDGIASGWRVRDASLLTQDLTLEADVAIVGSGAGGGTAAEILSAAGLRVLILEEGPLQTARDFRDMNEARAYATLYQEGAGRASSDGALQILQGRAVGGTTTVNWTSSFRTPPETLKHWAGKHGVRGASVDEMAPWFQRMEERLGVAPWAMAPNANNAVLRDGAQKLDWEWHVIPRNVRGCWNLGYCGVGCPTNAKQSMLVTTIPQALRQGAELVHHLRVQTLRFEGGRVAGLDALALMPDTLSPSGVRVTVRARHYVLSGGSINTPALLLRSRAPDPHGQTGAHTCVHPVVLSLAEMPQKVDGYYGAPQSIASDHFQWKDGATGAAGFKMEVPPMMPALVSTMFGRFGGDLKDEVSHLPRLNAALALMRDGFVDDAPGGQVRIDEQGNPLLDYDIGEYLWHGMREAYRRMAELQFAAGATRVRQVHLDARWTGNPSDALRHVDTLQMKKFRTGLFSAHLMGGCAMGSDPKNSVTDSNGRHHQLENLHVFDGSLFPTSIGANPQLSIYALVAKHATRLAGELARKDPHAV; this comes from the coding sequence ATGGCCATCGACGACATCTACACCGACGGCATCGCCAGTGGCTGGCGAGTGCGCGACGCCTCCCTGCTGACGCAGGACCTGACGCTGGAGGCCGACGTGGCGATCGTCGGCAGCGGTGCCGGTGGCGGCACCGCTGCGGAGATCCTCAGCGCCGCCGGCCTGCGCGTGCTGATCCTGGAAGAGGGTCCGCTGCAGACCGCACGCGATTTCCGCGACATGAACGAGGCGCGTGCCTACGCCACGCTGTACCAGGAGGGTGCCGGCCGCGCCAGCTCCGACGGGGCGCTGCAGATCCTGCAGGGCAGGGCGGTGGGCGGTACCACCACGGTCAACTGGACCTCCAGCTTCCGCACGCCGCCGGAGACGCTGAAGCACTGGGCCGGAAAGCACGGCGTGCGCGGCGCCTCGGTGGACGAGATGGCGCCCTGGTTCCAGCGCATGGAAGAGCGCCTGGGCGTTGCGCCCTGGGCGATGGCGCCCAACGCCAACAACGCGGTGCTGCGCGACGGTGCGCAGAAGCTGGACTGGGAATGGCATGTCATCCCGCGCAACGTGCGCGGCTGCTGGAACCTCGGCTACTGCGGCGTCGGCTGCCCCACCAACGCCAAGCAGTCGATGCTGGTCACCACGATCCCGCAGGCGCTGCGCCAGGGGGCCGAGCTGGTGCATCACCTGCGCGTGCAGACACTGCGCTTCGAGGGCGGGCGCGTGGCAGGCCTGGATGCGCTGGCGCTGATGCCCGATACGCTCTCGCCCAGCGGCGTGCGCGTGACCGTGCGTGCGCGGCACTACGTGCTCTCCGGCGGCTCGATCAACACGCCGGCGCTGCTGCTGCGTTCGCGCGCACCGGATCCCCACGGCCAGACCGGCGCGCATACCTGCGTGCATCCGGTGGTGCTGAGCCTCGCCGAGATGCCGCAGAAGGTCGATGGCTACTATGGCGCGCCGCAGTCCATCGCCAGCGATCACTTCCAGTGGAAGGACGGCGCCACCGGCGCCGCCGGCTTCAAGATGGAGGTGCCGCCGATGATGCCGGCGCTGGTCTCCACCATGTTCGGCCGCTTCGGCGGCGACCTGAAGGACGAGGTTTCGCACTTGCCGCGACTCAACGCCGCGCTGGCGCTGATGCGCGACGGCTTCGTCGATGATGCGCCGGGCGGGCAGGTGCGCATCGACGAACAGGGTAACCCGCTGCTGGACTACGACATCGGCGAGTATCTCTGGCATGGCATGCGCGAGGCCTACCGGCGCATGGCGGAGCTGCAGTTCGCGGCCGGCGCCACGCGTGTGCGCCAGGTGCACCTGGATGCGCGCTGGACCGGCAATCCCAGCGACGCGCTGCGCCACGTCGACACGCTGCAGATGAAGAAATTCCGCACCGGCCTGTTCAGCGCCCACCTGATGGGCGGCTGCGCCATGGGCAGCGATCCGAAGAACAGCGTCACCGACAGCAACGGCCGGCATCACCAGCTGGAGAACCTGCATGTGTTCGACGGCTCGCTGTTTCCGACCAGCATCGGCGCCAATCCGCAGCTGTCGATCTACGCATTGGTAGCCAAGCATGCGACGCGGCTGGCGGGCGAACTGGCGCGCAAGGATCCGCATGCGGTTTGA
- a CDS encoding carboxypeptidase-like regulatory domain-containing protein — translation MQLQGTFAARAWRVAIAGTLALLAAACSDTDNGGPDGGEAAEVELSGTAAVGAPITGAVVTAKCGGGQTFTGNTTANGSYRIPAIPASALPCAVQVSGGFIGGVANTQAFHAFTTSGGTVNLTPLTDLAVALASGMNPGAWFNALSANNPPDLDNLTPALTTLLNKLRAAGYNIPSNLNPVTTSFTPGPTNPYDLLLEALADRLGATGSSYGELLVEVVEDGADFAPPPAEEEEEPTPGGTTPGTVNAALAGSLTLTYFQEASGAPFTDRQQVPVVIGANNTLQIDGKTLGNPYFRNFNGQPHRPEIIWFDAARKLEYALTDNELGHFNEINVGDTTGANAQGIPRFLGQLRRPAVTVIVPAALNGSYTPRIVNKSGSLNYTVGNNLPITIATDSINIDNGSFVFQPGDDGYRVFDNTHSTVEPNYRVTRNVGSTITLDLTLYVNGEQMVAFKLERTQQIGDGVFSTASLYAEKRPIPENVLAFFNAAVARSPATLTVVEDNAGYNSRYPAKCATMKLSMFKNGEGDGLSFTYFLQKGAQLDEYVDQQIYAASDTRYKEEGGNKIMTFSHNRVVLRADGKVEVVAFLGAADKDIATNDGDDIRDAGCTLP, via the coding sequence ATGCAATTACAGGGAACGTTTGCGGCGCGCGCCTGGCGCGTCGCCATCGCGGGCACGCTGGCCTTGCTGGCCGCAGCCTGCTCCGACACTGATAACGGAGGACCGGACGGCGGCGAAGCTGCCGAGGTGGAGCTGAGCGGTACCGCCGCGGTCGGCGCGCCGATCACCGGCGCGGTGGTCACCGCCAAGTGCGGCGGTGGCCAGACCTTCACCGGCAACACCACGGCCAACGGCAGCTATCGCATTCCTGCGATCCCCGCCTCGGCGCTGCCCTGCGCCGTGCAGGTGAGCGGCGGTTTCATCGGCGGTGTGGCCAACACGCAGGCCTTCCACGCCTTCACCACCTCCGGCGGCACGGTGAACCTCACGCCGCTGACCGACCTGGCTGTGGCCCTGGCCAGCGGCATGAATCCCGGCGCCTGGTTCAATGCGCTCAGCGCCAACAACCCGCCGGACCTGGACAACCTCACGCCGGCACTCACCACGCTGCTCAACAAGCTGCGCGCGGCCGGCTACAACATACCCAGCAATCTCAACCCGGTCACCACGTCGTTCACCCCGGGCCCCACCAATCCCTACGACCTGCTGCTGGAAGCCCTGGCCGACCGTCTCGGCGCCACCGGCAGCAGCTACGGCGAGCTGCTCGTCGAGGTGGTGGAAGACGGAGCGGACTTCGCGCCGCCGCCGGCCGAGGAGGAGGAAGAGCCCACGCCGGGCGGCACCACGCCGGGCACCGTGAACGCGGCGCTGGCCGGCAGTCTCACGCTGACCTACTTCCAGGAAGCCAGCGGGGCACCGTTCACCGACAGGCAGCAGGTGCCGGTGGTGATCGGCGCCAACAACACGCTGCAGATCGACGGCAAGACGCTGGGCAATCCGTACTTCCGCAACTTCAATGGCCAGCCGCACCGTCCCGAGATCATCTGGTTCGACGCCGCCAGGAAGCTGGAGTACGCGCTGACCGACAACGAGCTGGGTCACTTCAACGAGATCAACGTGGGCGACACCACCGGCGCCAACGCCCAGGGCATCCCGCGCTTCCTCGGCCAGCTGCGCAGGCCGGCGGTGACCGTGATCGTGCCTGCGGCGCTCAACGGCAGCTACACGCCGCGCATCGTCAACAAGAGCGGCAGCCTCAACTACACCGTGGGGAACAACCTGCCGATCACGATCGCCACCGACAGCATCAACATCGACAACGGCAGCTTCGTGTTCCAGCCCGGTGACGACGGCTACCGGGTGTTCGACAACACCCACTCCACCGTCGAGCCGAACTACCGCGTCACCAGGAATGTCGGCTCGACCATAACGCTGGACCTGACCCTCTACGTCAACGGCGAACAGATGGTGGCGTTCAAGCTGGAACGGACGCAGCAGATCGGCGACGGTGTGTTCTCGACCGCTTCGCTGTATGCCGAGAAGCGGCCGATCCCGGAGAACGTGCTGGCCTTCTTCAACGCAGCCGTGGCCAGGTCGCCGGCGACGCTGACGGTCGTGGAGGACAACGCCGGGTACAACAGCCGCTATCCTGCCAAGTGCGCGACGATGAAGCTGAGCATGTTCAAGAATGGCGAGGGCGATGGCCTGAGCTTCACCTACTTCCTGCAAAAGGGCGCGCAGCTCGACGAGTACGTCGATCAGCAGATCTACGCCGCCTCGGATACACGCTACAAGGAAGAAGGGGGCAACAAGATCATGACCTTCAGCCACAACCGCGTCGTGCTGCGGGCTGACGGCAAGGTCGAAGTGGTGGCTTTCCTGGGCGCGGCAGACAAGGATATTGCCACCAATGATGGGGACGATATCCGCGACGCCGGCTGCACGCTTCCCTGA
- a CDS encoding APC family permease produces MKHFFQGLGRILVGRPLDPLDPRTRHSLALVAFLAWVGLGADGLSSSAYGPEEAFRALGSHSHLGLWLVIATAVTVFVIALAYNQVIELFPSGGGGYKAATKLIGPYAGLVSGSALIIDYVLTITISVAAGVDAIFSFLPHDWLGWKLAAQGLALLLLLGLNLRGMKESIRILLPLFLGFFVSHLVLIVYGIQHHADVLDTLFMETVEETHELADSAGWVFTIALLLKAYSLGGGTYTGLEAVSNNVNILAEPRVRTGHLTMLYMALSLAFVASGILLLYLLWAVEPVPGQTLNAVTFGKIIDSMGIGDPGLSHGLLVTVLILEACLLFVGANTGFLGGPSVLANMAADRWVPRQFRQLSSRLVTQNGILLMGISAMAVLLWSRGSVHLLVVLYSINVFITFTLAMAGLCRHWLDQRRFMQPWLRSFLLSAVGFVVCGFILVVTLVEKFAHGGWVTLLITGSVAGLGLLIHRHYEGVARQMALIENHYAPRPTWDTDTENPPEDKSAPTAVFLVGNNRGAAMVMLEWARKQFPDRFRNYLFVSVGEVDKQSFDGGGAIKSLQVRIDNSLRYLTSYCASRGLRAAAYQAYGNDPLQELAELLEKVLSEYPDSLCFASQLMFEHDHTVTRFLHNQMPLAMQRLLSLRGKELVIVPLRVPEIPEDNRERFSTSR; encoded by the coding sequence ATGAAGCACTTCTTTCAGGGACTGGGTCGCATCCTGGTCGGGCGCCCGCTCGATCCGCTGGACCCGCGTACGCGCCACAGCCTTGCACTCGTCGCCTTCCTGGCCTGGGTAGGCCTGGGTGCGGACGGCCTGTCTTCCAGCGCCTACGGCCCGGAGGAAGCCTTCCGCGCCCTGGGGTCACATTCGCACCTGGGCCTGTGGCTGGTGATCGCCACCGCGGTCACGGTGTTCGTGATCGCCCTGGCCTACAACCAGGTGATCGAGCTGTTTCCCTCCGGCGGCGGCGGCTACAAGGCTGCCACCAAGCTGATCGGGCCCTACGCGGGCCTGGTGTCCGGCTCCGCCCTGATCATCGACTACGTGCTGACCATCACCATCTCGGTGGCGGCCGGCGTGGACGCCATCTTCAGCTTCCTGCCGCACGATTGGCTGGGCTGGAAACTGGCGGCGCAGGGTCTGGCGCTGCTGCTGCTGCTGGGCCTGAACCTGCGCGGCATGAAGGAATCCATCCGCATCCTGCTGCCGCTGTTCCTCGGCTTCTTCGTGTCGCACCTGGTGCTGATCGTCTACGGCATCCAGCACCATGCCGATGTGCTCGATACCCTGTTCATGGAGACCGTGGAAGAGACCCACGAGCTGGCCGATTCCGCCGGCTGGGTCTTCACCATCGCCCTGCTGCTCAAGGCCTACTCGCTGGGCGGCGGCACCTACACCGGCCTCGAGGCCGTCTCCAACAACGTCAACATCCTGGCCGAGCCGCGCGTGCGCACCGGCCACCTGACGATGCTCTACATGGCGCTGTCGCTGGCCTTCGTCGCCTCCGGCATCCTGCTGCTGTACCTGCTGTGGGCGGTGGAGCCGGTGCCTGGGCAGACGCTCAACGCCGTCACCTTCGGCAAGATCATCGACAGCATGGGCATCGGCGACCCGGGGCTGTCGCATGGCCTGCTGGTGACGGTGCTGATACTGGAAGCCTGCCTGCTGTTCGTGGGCGCCAACACCGGCTTCCTCGGCGGTCCTTCGGTGCTCGCCAACATGGCGGCGGACCGCTGGGTGCCGCGCCAGTTCCGGCAGCTGTCCAGCCGCCTGGTGACGCAGAACGGCATCCTGCTGATGGGCATCTCGGCCATGGCCGTGCTGCTGTGGAGCCGCGGCAGCGTGCACCTGCTGGTGGTGCTGTACTCGATCAACGTGTTCATCACCTTCACCCTGGCCATGGCCGGCCTCTGCCGCCACTGGCTGGACCAGCGCCGCTTCATGCAGCCCTGGCTCCGCTCCTTCCTGCTGTCGGCAGTGGGCTTCGTGGTCTGCGGCTTCATCCTGGTGGTGACGCTGGTGGAGAAGTTCGCGCACGGCGGCTGGGTGACGCTGCTGATCACCGGCAGCGTCGCCGGACTGGGCCTGCTGATCCACCGCCACTACGAGGGCGTGGCCCGGCAGATGGCGCTGATCGAGAACCACTACGCCCCGCGCCCGACCTGGGACACCGACACCGAGAACCCGCCCGAGGACAAGAGCGCGCCCACCGCCGTCTTCCTGGTCGGCAACAACCGCGGCGCCGCCATGGTGATGCTGGAATGGGCGCGCAAGCAGTTCCCCGACCGCTTCCGCAACTACCTGTTCGTGTCGGTGGGCGAGGTCGACAAGCAGAGCTTCGACGGCGGTGGCGCCATCAAATCGCTGCAGGTGCGCATCGACAACTCCCTGCGCTACCTCACCAGCTACTGCGCCAGCCGCGGCCTGCGCGCCGCCGCCTACCAGGCCTACGGCAACGATCCGCTGCAGGAACTCGCCGAGCTGCTGGAAAAGGTGCTGTCCGAGTACCCGGACAGCCTGTGCTTCGCCAGCCAGCTGATGTTCGAGCACGACCACACCGTGACCCGCTTCCTGCACAACCAGATGCCCCTGGCGATGCAGCGCCTGCTGAGTCTGCGCGGCAAGGAACTGGTGATCGTGCCGCTGCGCGTGCCGGAGATTCCCGAGGACAATCGCGAGCGCTTCAGTACCTCGCGTTGA
- a CDS encoding MAPEG family protein, which produces MSALVALIGFTAWTLLLVFIAVNWRALEILRGVKADSWTRGAERERPSMVKRMEHAHFNCLENLPVFAAIVLAAYAMGKQPVVDTLACYVLIARLAQSLVHIMGVSHWMVMLRAAFYTAQVLMFFYMMWGLVA; this is translated from the coding sequence ATGTCCGCACTCGTCGCTCTGATCGGATTCACCGCCTGGACCCTGCTGCTGGTCTTCATCGCCGTCAACTGGCGCGCCCTCGAGATCCTGCGCGGGGTCAAGGCCGACTCCTGGACCCGCGGCGCGGAACGCGAGCGCCCGTCGATGGTCAAACGCATGGAGCATGCGCACTTCAACTGCCTGGAAAACCTGCCGGTGTTCGCCGCCATCGTCCTGGCGGCCTATGCCATGGGCAAACAGCCGGTGGTGGACACGCTGGCCTGCTACGTGCTGATCGCGCGCCTGGCCCAGAGCCTCGTGCACATCATGGGCGTCTCGCACTGGATGGTCATGCTGCGCGCCGCGTTCTACACCGCCCAGGTGCTGATGTTCTTCTACATGATGTGGGGCCTGGTCGCTTGA